In a genomic window of Chaetodon auriga isolate fChaAug3 chromosome 1, fChaAug3.hap1, whole genome shotgun sequence:
- the LOC143322036 gene encoding tryptophan 5-hydroxylase 1-like: MYAKKSNEQGPRRGRSFDSVNSAYEEKQLNNDVTFSKIDENQDNRSISTGRPTRSEKGFATIIFSLKNEVGGLVKVLKLFQEKHVNLVHIESRKSKRRDSEFEIFVDCDTDHEQLKELTQLLRKHTDIIDITPSDNSAQPDEDMAGVPWFPRKISDLDLCVNRVLMYGSELDADHPGFKDNIYRKRRKYFSDLAMNYKHGDPILRIDFTAEEVCTWGVVYRELNKLYQSHACKEYLKNLPLLTKYCNYSEDNIPQLEDVSRFLKERSGFTIRPVAGYLSPRDFLAGLAFRVFHCTQYVRHSSKPLYTPEPDTCHELLGHVPLLAEPSFAQFSQEIGLASLGASDDAVQKLATCYFFTVEFGLCKQDGKLKAYGAGLLSSVSELKHALSGKANILPFDPTATFNQDCKITTFQEVYFVSESFEEAKNKMREFAKTIQRPFTVRYNSYTQSVDILKDTSSIKSMVKDIRHDLDIVEDALNRLNA, translated from the exons ATGTACGCCAAGAAGTCCAATGAACAGGGGCCACGCAGAGGAAGGTCTTTTGACTCGGTAAACTCTGCTTATGAGGAGAAACAGCTCAACAATGAT GTTACATTCAGTAAAATTGATGAGAACCAGGACAACAGGAGCATCTCCACTGGAAGGCCCACCCGGTCTGAGAAAGGCTTTGCAACCATCATATTCtcactgaaaaatgaagtcGGTGGTCTTGTCAAGGTGCTGAAGCTTTTTCAG GAAAAACATGTCAACCTCGTTCATATCGAGTCTCGCAAGTCCAAACGAAGGGATTCAGAATTTGAGATCTTTGTGGACTGTGACACTGACCATGAACAGCTCAAGGAGCTGACTCAGCTGCTGAGGAAGCATACTGATATCATTGACATTACTCCATCGGACAACTCCGCTCAACCTGATGAAG ATATGGCTGGTGTACCCTGGTTCCCGAGGAAGATCTCTgatttggatttgtgtgtgaacagggtTTTGATGTACGGCTCTGAATTAGATGCAGATCATCCG GGATTTAAGGACAACATTTAccgtaaaagaagaaaatatttttctgatttGGCGATGAACTACAAACA CGGCGATCCTATTCTTCGTATAGACttcacagcagaggaggtgTGTACATGGGGCGTGGTGTACAGGGAGCTCAACAAGCTGTACCAAAGCCATGCCTGCAAAGAATATCTGAAGAACCTCCCTCTGCTGACCAAATACTGTAACTACAGTGAAGACAACATCCCCCAGCTGGAGGACGTCTCACGCTTCCTCAAGG AGCGCTCAGGCTTCACCATTCGGCCGGTAGCAGGGTATCTTTCGCCCAGGGACTTTCTAGCAGGTCTGGCCTTCAGAGTATTCCACTGCACTCAGTATGTCCGTCACAGCTCCAAGCCTTTGTATACACCTGAACC AGACACATGCCATGAGCTGCTGGGTCACGTCCCTCTGCTTGCTGAGCCCAGCTTCGCCCAGTTCTCACAAGAGATTGGTTTAGCATCACTAGGAGCTTCAGATGATGCTGTACAGAAACTGGCCACA TGCTATTTCTTCACAGTGGAGTTTGGTCTATGTAAGCAGGATGGCAAGCTAAAGGCCTATGGAGCTGGACTCCTGTCCTCCGTCAGTGAGCTCAAG CATGCTTTGTCCGGCAAGGCCAATATCCTTCCATTTGACCCCACAGCGACCTTTAACCAGGACTGCAAAATAACTACATTCCAAGAAGTTTACTTTGTTTCCGAGAGTTTTGAGGAAGCCAAGAACAAAATGAG GGAGTTTGCCAAGACCATTCAGCGTCCATTCACAGTACGCTACAACTCTTACACCCAGAGTGTGGACATCCTGAAGGACACCAGCAGTATCAAGAGCATGGTGAAAGACATCCGGCATGATCTGGACATTGTAGAGGACGCCCTGAACCGACTCAATGCCTGA